The following proteins are co-located in the Pedobacter sp. FW305-3-2-15-E-R2A2 genome:
- a CDS encoding ORF6N domain-containing protein, with protein MRRNIARFPEDFMFFEMTKEELENWRSQIVTSKEDRQGLRYMPFCFTEQGNKYLPFSYSLNF; from the coding sequence GTGAGACGTAATATTGCCCGTTTTCCGGAAGACTTTATGTTTTTTGAAATGACAAAAGAAGAGCTGGAAAATTGGAGGTCACAAATTGTGACCTCCAAAGAAGATCGTCAAGGATTGCGTTATATGCCGTTCTGTTTTACAGAACAGGGGAATAAATATTTGCCGTTTTCGTATTCTCTAAACTTTTAA
- the dut gene encoding dUTP diphosphatase, with the protein MKINIINNSGHALPQYETAHAAGMDMRAFTETEITIKPLQRVLIPTGLHIELPVGFEAQIRPRSGLAYKHGISIVNSPGTIDADYRGEIKVLLVNLSDTDFVVNNGDRIAQMVIAKHETISWEAVEELSDTARGAGGYGHTGK; encoded by the coding sequence ATGAAGATTAATATCATTAACAATTCCGGACATGCCTTGCCTCAATATGAAACTGCTCATGCTGCGGGGATGGACATGCGTGCTTTTACAGAAACTGAAATTACCATTAAACCTTTACAGCGTGTTTTGATTCCAACAGGTTTGCATATTGAATTGCCTGTAGGTTTTGAAGCACAGATTCGCCCGCGTAGTGGATTGGCTTATAAACATGGCATCAGTATTGTGAATTCTCCGGGAACGATTGATGCAGATTACCGTGGAGAGATTAAAGTATTGTTAGTAAACCTTTCCGATACTGATTTTGTCGTAAATAACGGCGATAGGATTGCACAGATGGTGATTGCCAAACATGAAACCATTTCATGGGAAGCGGTGGAAGAGCTAAGCGACACTGCACGTGGTGCAGGTGGGTACGGACACACCGGAAAATAA
- a CDS encoding peptidoglycan DD-metalloendopeptidase family protein: protein MKLNKLLLLLLLVCSATIAVAQNSSELKRKKEAIQREIELLQRNLTKTAKNKKLTQAQINALNTQISLMQNKITVINSEIKNLDNQIHENTNTVINLKGQLSQLKKEYAGMIRFAQRNRNAYEKMMFVFAASDFNQAYKRIKYLQQFGQYRKKQAGYIQGTQKDLNYKIVVLDKNLKEKSSLLHEQENEKDKLGKNKNEQAQVLNKFNKQEKQYRQDIVTRKKQQAQIDRSIRAAIVREIAIARKKAEEAARAAERAAAAKAAAERAAAIAKAKAENKPAPVAAVAKPKTVTANSSNNYLTATPEAAKLSAAFESNRGSLPWPVATGTTTESFGKHKEGQATYDNAGITIQTNEGAAVRSVFNGKVTKVGNALGRYYVLIKHGQFFTVYQNLKSVSVGQGDDVSTKQTIGTVASSGDMPELQFQIYRGAVAQNPAGWLSAK, encoded by the coding sequence ATGAAGCTAAATAAATTACTTTTACTCCTATTATTGGTATGCTCCGCAACCATCGCCGTTGCGCAAAACAGTTCAGAGCTTAAAAGAAAAAAGGAAGCTATTCAGCGCGAAATAGAACTCTTGCAGAGAAACCTTACCAAGACTGCAAAGAACAAGAAACTTACTCAGGCCCAGATCAATGCATTGAATACGCAAATCAGTTTAATGCAGAACAAGATTACGGTCATCAATTCTGAGATCAAAAATCTTGACAATCAGATTCATGAGAACACCAATACCGTCATTAACTTAAAAGGACAGCTTTCTCAACTCAAAAAAGAATATGCAGGAATGATCCGCTTTGCACAGCGCAACCGGAATGCGTATGAAAAGATGATGTTTGTCTTTGCCGCCAGTGATTTCAACCAGGCTTATAAGCGGATTAAATACCTTCAGCAATTTGGTCAATACCGTAAAAAACAGGCCGGATATATTCAGGGAACACAGAAAGACCTGAACTATAAGATCGTGGTCCTCGATAAAAATTTAAAGGAAAAAAGTAGTCTTCTGCATGAACAGGAGAATGAAAAAGATAAGCTGGGTAAGAATAAAAATGAACAGGCTCAGGTTCTGAACAAGTTCAATAAACAGGAAAAACAATACAGACAGGATATTGTAACCCGCAAAAAACAACAGGCACAGATTGACCGTAGCATCCGGGCAGCCATTGTCCGCGAGATTGCCATCGCCAGAAAGAAAGCAGAAGAAGCAGCGAGAGCTGCGGAAAGGGCTGCAGCGGCAAAAGCGGCTGCAGAAAGAGCAGCGGCAATAGCGAAAGCCAAGGCTGAAAATAAGCCAGCTCCGGTAGCGGCAGTAGCGAAACCGAAGACGGTGACGGCAAATAGCAGTAATAATTACCTGACGGCAACCCCGGAAGCGGCAAAGTTATCTGCTGCATTTGAAAGCAACCGCGGATCTTTACCCTGGCCGGTGGCTACAGGAACAACCACAGAGAGCTTTGGTAAACACAAAGAAGGACAGGCGACTTACGATAATGCCGGAATTACCATTCAAACGAATGAAGGTGCTGCGGTAAGATCGGTGTTTAACGGAAAAGTTACTAAAGTCGGAAATGCCCTTGGAAGGTATTATGTGCTGATCAAACACGGACAGTTTTTTACGGTTTATCAGAACCTGAAATCTGTGAGTGTAGGACAGGGAGACGATGTGAGTACCAAACAGACGATCGGTACGGTAGCCTCATCCGGAGACATGCCGGAACTTCAATTCCAGATCTACAGAGGTGCAGTAGCCCAAAATCCTGCAGGATGGCTTTCTGCAAAATAG
- a CDS encoding DUF4292 domain-containing protein — MKRNISNKVLLLTLLAFMLTACKTKKKVVVVVPPATDSVVVDRKKSETLQLLRQKDVAFTSLSLKGKAILDINGASNNVNMNIRIRKDEGIWVSVTGLMGIEGARALITPDSIKVLNKLQGVYLKKPFNYVHRFSNKQVNFKMLQAILSGNTIGELMTESSDLQLENGVWVLQGEQAELGYRVLFNTLLKVSESNLNDLKSWKALKVVYGDYQNMNGALFPTTLSINSMAGTQKINLKLDFSKVESNVPVEFPFNVPGKYEVIN, encoded by the coding sequence ATGAAAAGAAATATATCAAATAAAGTACTGCTGCTGACATTGCTGGCCTTTATGTTGACTGCCTGTAAAACAAAAAAGAAAGTCGTGGTCGTGGTACCACCGGCGACGGATTCTGTAGTGGTTGATCGTAAAAAGTCGGAAACCTTACAACTGTTGCGGCAGAAGGATGTTGCTTTTACGAGTTTATCGTTAAAAGGAAAAGCAATTCTGGACATCAACGGGGCTTCGAATAATGTCAATATGAACATTCGCATCAGAAAAGATGAGGGCATTTGGGTAAGTGTTACCGGATTGATGGGAATTGAAGGTGCCCGTGCGCTGATTACCCCGGACAGCATCAAGGTGCTGAATAAATTACAAGGGGTATACCTGAAGAAGCCGTTTAATTATGTACACCGCTTTTCGAATAAACAGGTGAACTTTAAAATGCTTCAGGCGATCTTATCGGGAAATACCATCGGCGAACTCATGACGGAAAGTTCCGACCTGCAATTGGAAAATGGAGTTTGGGTGTTGCAGGGGGAGCAGGCAGAGCTGGGTTACCGCGTTTTGTTCAATACCTTACTGAAGGTTTCAGAGAGCAACCTGAACGACTTGAAGTCATGGAAAGCCTTAAAGGTTGTTTACGGAGATTATCAAAATATGAACGGTGCTTTATTCCCTACAACTTTAAGTATCAATTCGATGGCGGGCACGCAGAAGATCAATCTTAAACTGGACTTTTCAAAAGTAGAAAGCAATGTTCCGGTGGAATTTCCGTTTAATGTTCCAGGTAAGTATGAAGTAATAAACTGA
- a CDS encoding acylphosphatase, whose translation MKHIKIRITGKVQGVSFRATTKAIADQMGVRGMIRNEKDGSVYMEAEGDDTSLEVFQEWCNEGPDRAKIENVEVTSGELKNYRNFEIIKK comes from the coding sequence ATGAAACACATCAAGATAAGAATTACCGGAAAAGTGCAGGGTGTATCTTTCAGGGCAACCACAAAAGCAATCGCAGATCAGATGGGCGTCCGTGGAATGATAAGAAATGAGAAAGATGGTAGTGTATATATGGAAGCAGAAGGTGATGATACTTCACTGGAGGTTTTTCAGGAATGGTGCAATGAAGGGCCGGACAGGGCAAAGATCGAAAATGTAGAAGTGACTTCAGGGGAACTGAAGAACTACCGTAATTTTGAAATCATCAAAAAGTAG
- the gatA gene encoding Asp-tRNA(Asn)/Glu-tRNA(Gln) amidotransferase subunit GatA yields MKKYSSLSEIQSLIAQKKLSLSELLDHYFKQIESHQHLNAFNEVFFYSAAAQAQAVQAKIDQGTAGKLAGMVIGIKDNISYKDHEVTASSKMLEGFVSPYSATVVARLLAEDAIIIGRLNCDEFAMGGSNETSYYGVVKNAADTSRVAGGSSGGSAVAVQADLCLSALGTDTGGSVRQPAAFCGCIGLKPTYGRISRYGVIAYASSFDQVGTITSSVSDAAILLEVLAGADDHDSTVSQKEVPDYQAGLSTGGVKKIAVLKETLESEALDPEIKAAILAAIERFKSQGHTVEYVSFDLLDYLVPAYYVLTTAEASSNLSRYDGVHYGHRNTEAGNLNDLYKTSRAEGFGEEVKRRILLGTFVLSAGYYDAYYQKAQQVRRLIREKMEALLVDFDVILSPVTPTPPFKIGENIEDPLVMYMADIFTVLASLTGIPAIAIPLGNNKEGLPLSLQLMAKHFKEQELLSLSHTFLT; encoded by the coding sequence TTGAAGAAGTATAGCTCCTTATCAGAGATACAATCCCTTATTGCTCAAAAAAAATTAAGTTTATCTGAGCTTCTGGATCACTATTTTAAGCAAATAGAAAGTCATCAACACCTCAATGCTTTTAATGAGGTGTTTTTTTATTCTGCAGCCGCCCAGGCTCAGGCAGTACAGGCGAAAATAGATCAGGGAACTGCCGGGAAGCTGGCAGGGATGGTGATTGGTATCAAAGATAATATCTCTTACAAAGACCATGAGGTAACTGCCTCTTCCAAAATGCTGGAAGGCTTTGTTTCTCCTTATTCTGCTACTGTTGTTGCCCGTTTACTTGCCGAAGATGCCATCATCATCGGAAGGTTGAATTGTGACGAGTTTGCGATGGGTGGATCTAATGAGACTTCTTATTATGGCGTAGTTAAAAATGCAGCAGACACTTCACGCGTTGCCGGAGGATCTTCAGGTGGCTCAGCAGTAGCCGTTCAGGCGGACCTTTGCTTATCGGCATTGGGAACCGATACCGGTGGCTCTGTCAGACAGCCTGCAGCATTTTGCGGATGTATCGGATTGAAGCCTACGTATGGGCGGATTTCCAGATATGGTGTCATTGCTTATGCTTCTTCATTCGATCAGGTAGGAACGATCACGTCTTCGGTAAGCGATGCGGCCATTTTATTGGAAGTGCTGGCAGGAGCGGATGATCATGACAGCACGGTTTCTCAAAAAGAAGTGCCGGATTACCAAGCTGGTTTATCCACTGGCGGTGTAAAAAAGATTGCGGTATTAAAGGAAACACTGGAAAGTGAAGCGCTGGATCCTGAAATTAAAGCAGCGATATTAGCGGCAATCGAACGTTTTAAAAGTCAGGGGCATACGGTGGAGTACGTGTCTTTTGACCTTTTGGATTACCTGGTGCCTGCCTATTATGTACTGACCACTGCAGAAGCTTCTTCGAACTTATCCCGTTATGATGGCGTCCATTATGGCCACCGGAATACGGAAGCCGGCAACCTGAATGATTTATATAAGACATCCAGAGCAGAAGGTTTTGGGGAAGAAGTGAAAAGACGGATTCTTTTAGGTACTTTCGTTTTAAGCGCAGGGTATTATGATGCTTATTATCAGAAAGCACAGCAGGTGAGGAGGTTGATCCGTGAAAAGATGGAAGCACTGCTGGTAGATTTCGATGTGATATTAAGCCCGGTAACGCCAACACCACCTTTTAAAATCGGAGAAAATATCGAAGATCCATTGGTGATGTATATGGCAGATATCTTTACGGTGCTGGCTTCTCTGACGGGAATACCGGCGATCGCAATTCCTCTGGGCAATAATAAAGAAGGATTGCCGTTAAGTTTACAGCTTATGGCAAAGCACTTTAAGGAACAGGAACTACTTTCCCTGTCCCATACATTTTTAACCTAG
- a CDS encoding amidohydrolase family protein — MVSYISASYIYPVSAAPLKDGVIAIDSNGLIKEILTAAEAASKGITDITYYKGALVPGFVNTHCHLELSHLKGKIAKHTGLPGFVEQVIRQRQADEAEVIAAMEEADRKMYENGIVAVGDISNKLISKEVKEISGIHYHTFIEAMGFNPVKAEEIIKAAAELKHAFKPLSASIVPHAPYSVSDELFQQIRIEGEKNHDLISIHNQETPDENAFFEGKTGSFLKLYQFLGLNIDFFEATGKTSLISYLPKLSTTQKTLLVHNTFTSKADLDFASAHHPSLYWCLCPNANLYIEDKLPELKRLQDANVKITLGTDSLASNDQLSIIEEMKTLQDHFKISFEELLKWATWNGAAFLGIEDQFGSLAVGKTPGIVLLETVDNYVDNYVDILITGKIKRIA; from the coding sequence ATGGTTTCCTACATTTCTGCCTCCTACATATATCCTGTATCTGCCGCCCCTTTGAAAGACGGGGTGATAGCCATTGATTCCAACGGTTTAATTAAAGAAATTTTAACTGCGGCTGAAGCGGCGTCGAAAGGAATTACAGACATTACCTATTATAAGGGAGCATTGGTTCCTGGTTTTGTCAATACCCATTGCCACCTGGAGCTTTCTCATCTGAAAGGTAAAATCGCTAAACATACCGGACTTCCCGGATTTGTAGAACAGGTGATCCGACAAAGGCAGGCAGACGAGGCAGAAGTCATCGCTGCTATGGAAGAAGCCGATCGGAAGATGTATGAAAATGGGATTGTGGCGGTAGGAGATATTTCCAATAAACTCATCTCAAAAGAAGTGAAGGAGATCAGCGGGATTCATTACCATACCTTTATTGAGGCAATGGGTTTCAATCCAGTCAAAGCGGAAGAAATTATCAAAGCTGCAGCTGAATTGAAGCATGCGTTCAAACCTTTATCGGCTTCGATCGTTCCGCATGCTCCTTATTCTGTTTCTGATGAATTGTTTCAACAGATTCGTATAGAAGGGGAAAAGAACCATGACCTGATCAGCATCCATAATCAGGAAACTCCCGATGAGAATGCTTTTTTTGAAGGTAAAACAGGAAGTTTTTTAAAGCTCTATCAGTTTCTCGGACTGAACATTGACTTTTTTGAGGCGACAGGAAAAACTTCTTTAATTTCTTACTTACCTAAACTTTCAACTACACAAAAAACACTGTTGGTCCACAATACTTTTACCAGTAAGGCTGACCTTGATTTTGCTTCAGCTCATCACCCGTCCTTATACTGGTGCTTATGTCCGAATGCAAACTTATATATAGAAGATAAACTGCCGGAGTTAAAACGCTTGCAGGATGCAAACGTTAAAATTACGCTCGGTACTGATAGTCTGGCGAGCAATGATCAGTTGAGCATCATTGAAGAAATGAAAACCTTACAGGATCATTTTAAAATCTCTTTTGAGGAGCTCCTGAAATGGGCTACATGGAATGGCGCGGCATTCTTAGGAATTGAAGATCAATTTGGTAGTTTAGCTGTTGGAAAAACACCTGGTATTGTCCTGTTGGAAACTGTGGATAACTATGTGGATAACTATGTGGATATCCTGATAACTGGCAAAATTAAAAGAATAGCTTAG
- a CDS encoding nitronate monooxygenase, with product MSNRITTLFKIQYPVIQAGMIWCSGWRLASAVSNAGGLGILGAGSMYPEVLRTHIRKCKKATSKPFGVNVPLLYPNVEEIMNIIVEEGVKIVFSSAGNPASWTGFLKEKGITVVHVIANTKFALKAEACGVDAIVAEGFEAGGHNGREETTTLCLIPMVKDQVKIPVIAAGGIGSGRAMLAALALGAEGVQIGSAFAVAEESSAHPDFKNRIIGAAEGDTKLRMKKLVPVRLLKNTFDETIAQAEAEGADAETLKQLLGRARAKLGMFEGNLEEGELEIGQVSAMLKGIKPAATILNEILQEFSTEKQRISSLEF from the coding sequence ATGTCGAACAGAATTACAACCTTATTTAAGATACAATATCCTGTTATTCAGGCTGGAATGATTTGGTGCAGTGGTTGGAGACTCGCTTCTGCGGTTTCTAATGCTGGTGGATTGGGAATTCTTGGCGCAGGATCCATGTATCCGGAAGTGTTGAGAACTCATATCCGTAAATGCAAAAAGGCCACTTCAAAACCCTTTGGAGTAAACGTCCCGTTGCTTTATCCCAATGTGGAAGAAATCATGAACATCATTGTGGAGGAAGGGGTAAAGATTGTCTTCAGTTCTGCGGGAAATCCTGCGAGCTGGACGGGCTTTTTGAAGGAAAAAGGAATTACAGTAGTGCATGTCATTGCCAACACGAAATTCGCTTTAAAAGCGGAGGCTTGTGGAGTTGATGCGATCGTTGCAGAAGGTTTTGAAGCCGGAGGGCACAATGGCAGGGAAGAAACGACGACCTTATGTTTAATTCCTATGGTGAAGGATCAGGTGAAAATTCCGGTGATTGCTGCCGGAGGAATCGGAAGTGGCCGGGCCATGCTTGCTGCCCTTGCTTTAGGCGCTGAGGGCGTACAGATCGGATCGGCATTTGCGGTAGCAGAGGAATCTTCTGCGCATCCGGATTTTAAAAACCGGATCATTGGTGCTGCAGAAGGAGATACTAAATTGAGAATGAAAAAATTAGTGCCGGTCAGGCTGCTCAAAAATACTTTTGACGAAACCATTGCTCAGGCAGAAGCCGAGGGTGCAGATGCAGAAACATTGAAACAGCTTTTAGGGCGTGCCCGCGCGAAATTAGGTATGTTTGAAGGAAATTTAGAAGAAGGGGAGCTGGAAATCGGACAGGTATCCGCTATGTTAAAGGGAATTAAGCCCGCTGCAACCATTCTCAATGAGATTTTGCAGGAGTTTTCAACAGAGAAACAGCGCATCAGTTCACTGGAATTTTAA
- a CDS encoding polysaccharide biosynthesis C-terminal domain-containing protein gives MSVIKKFLGQTAIYGLSTVFSRLFSFILTPIYTGKFAAGTYGIMTTLFAYASMINAVLAFGMESTYFRYLNKHEDRKQEVYNNSFLCVAFISVLFLITGLVFSNVITHYLTDDPKKLDDYRKYVQYFLWILFTDAICVIPFARLRADDKAFKYSLIKFLNIGCFVGLNLVFIYTIPFIIKHQWPLSEWLNSWFRGTWLGYIFIANLAASVLTFLMLLPQFLKIQLKFDKELFGKMFSYSWPILVANLSFIVNENLDKVVLSWLLPEKIADHEVGVYGAVCKIAVFISIFITAFRLGAEPFFFSHAKNANAKKTYAAILHYFVIALAIMFVGLVANIEILKYFIRKEEYWVGLPAVPFLLFGYVCLGIYMNLSIWYRLSDQTRFGLYISVIGALITIALNFVLIPRFSYMGSAWVSMLAYAVMMVISYVLGQKYYPIPYNLKRILSYLIISVILVILSFWVFNRNIYIGNAMLLVFIAGIAYLEKDDLKAILLKK, from the coding sequence GTGTCTGTAATTAAAAAGTTCCTCGGCCAGACGGCAATTTATGGTTTAAGTACCGTATTTTCCAGGCTGTTTAGTTTTATCCTGACCCCAATCTACACGGGCAAATTTGCGGCGGGTACTTATGGGATCATGACGACCCTCTTTGCCTATGCCTCGATGATTAATGCGGTATTGGCCTTTGGAATGGAGAGTACCTATTTCAGGTATCTGAACAAACATGAAGACAGAAAACAGGAAGTTTACAATAACTCCTTTTTGTGTGTTGCCTTTATTTCCGTTTTGTTCCTGATCACCGGTCTGGTTTTTTCCAATGTAATTACCCATTACCTGACAGATGATCCCAAAAAACTGGACGACTATAGAAAATATGTACAGTACTTCCTGTGGATCTTGTTTACGGATGCGATATGTGTCATCCCGTTTGCCAGACTAAGGGCAGATGATAAAGCCTTCAAATATAGTCTGATTAAGTTTTTGAATATTGGGTGTTTTGTGGGGCTTAACCTCGTGTTCATTTATACCATTCCTTTTATCATCAAGCATCAATGGCCTTTGTCAGAATGGTTGAATTCCTGGTTTCGCGGAACCTGGCTTGGGTATATATTTATAGCAAACCTTGCGGCAAGTGTCCTGACTTTTCTGATGTTATTGCCTCAGTTCTTAAAGATTCAGCTGAAATTTGATAAAGAATTGTTCGGAAAAATGTTTTCTTATTCCTGGCCGATTCTGGTAGCAAACCTTTCTTTTATCGTCAATGAAAATCTGGATAAGGTGGTCCTGAGCTGGCTATTGCCAGAGAAAATTGCGGATCATGAAGTCGGGGTGTATGGTGCCGTTTGTAAGATTGCTGTATTTATCAGCATTTTTATTACGGCTTTCCGGCTGGGTGCGGAGCCTTTCTTCTTCAGTCATGCAAAGAATGCAAATGCGAAAAAGACTTATGCTGCCATTCTACATTATTTTGTAATTGCATTGGCCATTATGTTTGTTGGCCTGGTCGCCAATATCGAAATCCTGAAATATTTTATCCGTAAAGAGGAATACTGGGTCGGTCTTCCGGCAGTTCCCTTTTTGTTGTTTGGGTATGTTTGTCTGGGAATTTATATGAACCTTTCCATCTGGTACCGGCTGTCGGATCAGACCCGTTTTGGGCTGTATATCTCCGTCATCGGCGCGCTGATTACCATTGCGCTGAACTTTGTACTCATTCCCAGATTCAGCTATATGGGCTCTGCATGGGTGTCTATGCTGGCTTATGCGGTAATGATGGTGATTTCCTATGTCCTTGGACAAAAATATTACCCCATTCCTTATAACCTGAAAAGGATTCTGAGTTACCTGATCATCTCGGTAATCCTGGTGATTTTATCTTTCTGGGTGTTTAACAGAAATATTTATATTGGAAATGCTATGCTGCTCGTTTTCATAGCGGGTATTGCTTACCTTGAAAAGGACGACCTGAAAGCGATCCTACTTAAAAAATAA
- a CDS encoding twin-arginine translocase TatA/TatE family subunit, which produces MLNTTILIAGLGGAEIAIILVIVLLLFGGKKIPELMRGLGKGIKEFKDGKEGVDGNGSDVVEQNRTNKPL; this is translated from the coding sequence ATGTTAAACACAACCATATTAATCGCTGGCTTAGGTGGTGCAGAAATCGCCATTATTCTTGTTATTGTTTTACTACTTTTCGGTGGTAAAAAAATTCCTGAATTGATGCGTGGTTTAGGTAAAGGTATTAAAGAATTTAAAGATGGAAAAGAAGGTGTGGATGGTAATGGCTCTGATGTCGTAGAACAAAACCGCACCAACAAACCTTTATAG
- a CDS encoding twin-arginine translocase TatA/TatE family subunit yields MYTGTVLEFLNMGGGEIMLILAVVLLLFGGKKLPELARGLGKGIRDFKDASEGVKREIHRNINSVGIVDDIDSIIKDTNSNDRHHPTETSLEEQMYPGSSTAKEGIDLDKKEALANSTENPKIETDKTQL; encoded by the coding sequence ATGTATACAGGGACAGTATTGGAATTCTTAAATATGGGCGGAGGAGAGATCATGCTCATCCTGGCTGTAGTGCTTTTGTTGTTTGGTGGTAAAAAATTACCGGAACTGGCACGTGGCTTAGGAAAAGGAATCCGTGATTTTAAAGATGCTTCTGAAGGTGTGAAAAGAGAAATCCACCGCAACATTAATTCCGTAGGTATAGTGGACGACATTGATTCGATCATTAAAGACACGAACAGCAATGACCGTCATCATCCAACAGAAACCAGCCTGGAAGAACAAATGTATCCTGGCAGCAGTACTGCTAAAGAAGGAATAGACTTAGATAAAAAGGAAGCTCTGGCAAATAGCACGGAAAACCCTAAAATAGAAACAGATAAAACACAACTTTAA
- a CDS encoding tetratricopeptide repeat protein — MKQRSLLLPLLFAGLSAVAQQPVNPVLDSNAVKNLFFAGLREKLNENYSKAGESFNKILAIDPNNAAVHYEIANLNYRQNKLEEAEASIKKSVALDANNLWYWKLLAELYKRKGNMEGLVTVFTQMIRLSPENDAYYFDKSNAYLLMGKTEEALKGYELLEQKFGPSKALTQARQRITLGTGKTATKQEVDKILAEGQDDVKGLLEMSESLMEKGQHETALPLLLKAKTVAPEDYEVDLALADYYRNSKNSTAAGQSLRTAFANSGMPAERKIKIVMMLAGGAARNKARMQEAGELAKIMVESNPSDPKAQALYGDVLYQQGNLSAALEQYQSVLKKTEDLYAVWEQVLNIQTSLGLYKEAVKTGDAALGIYPNQAIIYYYTAFALHRDNQNAAAMSNIKTALQLDGENKDLQALILGLQGEILIDEQKFSEANTAFDKAVALAPTNYLLLNNYAFYLALRNQHLAKAEALIAKAAAAMPGNPSVADTYALVLLKLEKYDQAKIWAEQALQNNGAKNGLYLEHYGDILFLKGEKELALVQWQKAKEAGNDAAILNRKINEKKYIK; from the coding sequence ATGAAGCAAAGGTCTCTTTTACTGCCATTACTTTTTGCAGGCCTGTCGGCGGTAGCACAACAGCCTGTAAATCCGGTATTGGATAGCAATGCAGTAAAAAACCTTTTTTTTGCCGGCCTGAGAGAAAAGCTGAATGAGAATTATAGCAAGGCCGGTGAAAGCTTTAATAAAATATTAGCCATAGACCCGAACAATGCAGCAGTGCATTACGAAATCGCGAACCTGAACTATCGGCAGAATAAGCTGGAAGAAGCAGAGGCTTCGATTAAAAAATCGGTCGCACTGGATGCCAACAACCTTTGGTACTGGAAGCTCCTGGCCGAATTGTATAAACGTAAAGGGAATATGGAAGGACTGGTGACGGTCTTTACACAGATGATCCGGTTGTCGCCGGAGAATGATGCTTATTATTTTGACAAGTCTAATGCTTACCTTTTAATGGGTAAGACAGAAGAGGCGCTAAAAGGTTATGAGCTTCTGGAGCAAAAATTCGGCCCTTCAAAAGCGCTGACCCAGGCCCGTCAAAGGATCACCCTGGGAACTGGAAAAACAGCAACGAAACAGGAAGTCGACAAGATTCTTGCGGAAGGGCAGGATGACGTTAAAGGGCTATTGGAAATGAGTGAGTCCCTGATGGAAAAAGGACAACATGAAACTGCTTTGCCCTTACTCCTGAAGGCAAAAACAGTAGCTCCTGAAGATTATGAAGTAGATTTGGCACTTGCCGATTATTACCGGAATTCTAAAAACAGTACCGCTGCAGGTCAGTCATTGAGGACGGCTTTTGCCAATTCGGGAATGCCGGCAGAAAGAAAGATCAAGATTGTAATGATGCTGGCTGGAGGTGCAGCCAGAAATAAAGCCAGGATGCAGGAGGCCGGAGAGCTGGCGAAGATCATGGTCGAGTCCAATCCCTCGGATCCCAAGGCCCAGGCCTTATATGGAGATGTGCTGTACCAACAGGGAAACCTTTCGGCAGCATTGGAGCAGTATCAGTCTGTGTTAAAAAAGACGGAAGATTTATATGCAGTTTGGGAGCAGGTCTTAAATATTCAGACGAGTCTGGGATTATATAAAGAGGCGGTGAAAACCGGAGATGCTGCCCTGGGAATCTATCCCAATCAGGCCATCATTTATTACTATACCGCTTTTGCTTTGCACCGAGACAACCAGAACGCGGCAGCAATGAGCAATATCAAAACGGCTTTACAGCTGGATGGAGAGAATAAAGATCTTCAGGCCTTGATTCTGGGATTACAGGGTGAAATCCTGATCGATGAACAGAAATTTTCTGAAGCCAATACCGCTTTCGATAAGGCGGTAGCGCTTGCACCAACAAATTACCTGTTGCTGAATAACTATGCTTTTTACCTCGCCCTGCGAAACCAACACCTTGCTAAAGCGGAAGCATTGATTGCTAAAGCGGCGGCCGCAATGCCGGGGAATCCTTCTGTGGCGGATACCTATGCACTGGTGTTACTCAAACTGGAAAAATACGATCAGGCTAAAATCTGGGCAGAGCAGGCTTTGCAGAATAATGGGGCCAAAAACGGACTTTACCTGGAGCATTATGGCGACATTCTGTTCTTAAAAGGAGAAAAAGAGCTGGCATTGGTCCAATGGCAAAAAGCAAAGGAAGCGGGAAATGACGCTGCAATATTAAACCGAAAGATCAATGAAAAGAAATATATCAAATAA